ccacggcaaaaggtacaaatatgtaactctctgtcagagaggcatacttgagccacttaccggtttcagctttttctgctgcggctcccggtcttgattctgtctccctgatatgacacggtgctaatgtgtcgacgcatgtagcgtcccacattagggcccgccccatttcccagggaaccagcgtcaatccatcaggtctcttgccatcatcccgactgattcctaacggctcgattagcgcaggaatatttatggtggcaagagccctttttattatgtcattaagagagccatgccgaaatagcctaccgccactcctttggcatgaaagcccgtggattccaaatttactcACCTCTTTCCCACATGGACATTTGTGCTCTAAACACAATGGTGTACCCAATCTGAGTCCTAGAGCCACACGAAAACTTTCGTTGTCTAATAAAGTGCCAAGATTTTTCGATGGCAAGGCATGGAGCCAATACCCAGATTCCTTTTCGGATAATGCTAGAAGCCTGGCTCTATCTACAGCACTTGTAAGATTTTGAACTAAATTTTCATGTGTCAGCTGAACCAATGGAGCATCCCAAAGTTTTTGTGTAGTACGTTCCTTTGGGATGTCAACGTTGGGACATCTGACCTTCCAACTCTCTAGAGCCTCTGTGGCATAGGTTATGCAAACTGAATTGGAATTAAGAATACGAGAACTGAGCTCTTTTATACTATGCACAGAGGAAAGAAAAGCCGGAAGAGCAACACTAGAAATTTTTCGCACGCCGATGCCACCGTATTTGACCGGTAAAGTAGCTTGGTTCCAAGACTGATCATCAAAATGCAAATTTAGAGTTTTTTCAAGTGTGATTCGTAAGGTGGCATCCATATTTTCGAGTTGACCAGGAAATTTCCAAATTGGGCTAGAACGTAGAACGTACATTAATTTAGGTACAAAAAGGCAATGTTTTAGAATCGAAAAAGCTATGTGAGAATTTAGAGAGCCCAATTTGTCTGTATTAGCCGAAAATGTTTTGAGTTTTTGATCCAAATTGGGTTGAATGGCTTCGTCATAAAGAGGAGCACCAAGTAGGCAAAGTGATTGcttgttaactattttaatattgggagcaattctattaaataattcaaaagccAGTAATTGTCGTTCTTGCGACAGTCTTTCCGTGAAAAATAATTCACATTTCGAGTAATTTAATTCTAAACCAATTTGACTAAATTTTTGCTTAACTTCGTTAAGATCTTTTAAGACATCAATCACGTTGCCTCCAATAGTTCCATCATCAAGATACCATATGTTAAATTTAGATGTTAAATTTGAGATATGGCTATGTATCCCTAAGCTGAAAAGGGCTGGACCTAAAGGATCCCCCTGCTGAACGCCTACACTAGATTTAATACCGTTATTTCCAAAAAACAATTTGGTATCTGAGCTGTAACATTGCCAAACATATGGGTAAATTTCAGGAAGATGCGTTGAAACTTCGTTCAGCAAAGTTGCCCTATCCAAAGAATTGAAAGCATTTTTCACGTCTACTTTCAGCAGTACTTCAACCTCACCATTCTTTAAGAATGTACGAGCCGAATGTACTGCTGCCTCACAACCACCTTTACTACCAAACCCTACTTGAATTGGTTGAAACTTTTCCTTTAGGGTAGTGACAATGTGTCTACACGCTAATTTTGCCGCCAAACGGCGAAAAGTACAACCAACAGCGATGGGGCGGATCCCACCGTCCTTTTTATTAAAAGCACAAAGCCTTGCAC
This genomic stretch from Bicyclus anynana chromosome 14, ilBicAnyn1.1, whole genome shotgun sequence harbors:
- the LOC128198735 gene encoding uncharacterized protein LOC128198735, coding for MDATLRITLEKTLNLHFDDQSWNQATLPVKYGGIGVRKISSVALPAFLSSVHSIKELSSRILNSNSVCITYATEALESWKVRCPNVDIPKERTTQKLWDAPLVQLTHENLVQNLTSAVDRARLLALSEKESGYWLHALPSKNLGTLLDNESFRVALGLRLGTPLCLEHKCPCGKEVSKFGIHGLSCQRSGGRLFRHGSLNDIIKRALATINIPALIEPLGISRDDGKRPDGLTLVPWEMGRALMWDATCVDTLAPCHIRETESRPGAAAEKAETGKWLKYASLTESYIFVPFAVETLGPWSRSAKKFFRTISPRLVASTGDRRAGSFFAQRISLAVQRGNAASILATIPRGHDLYSY